Within Sporosarcina sp. PTS2304, the genomic segment ACGGTGATCACTTCTCCGTTGACGATGGCCGCTGGTTCCTCATTGCCGTATTTCGCTATGCTGCTGCATCCGGAAAGAATCAGCAGTGAAAATAGGGCGAAAGTGATCGTAAGTTTTTTTAGCATACTGTGCCTCCAATCAAAACAGATTCCCGAACCATACAGCCCCACACTTCGCGCAAAGCGTAGAACTGTTCGTATTTTCTAAATTTTATACTTTTATCTTATTATATTTTGCCAAACGTTTCGTGCACAGGTACCATTCACTAATGGACTACTTACCCAAAAAAGATAGGATTCAAAACATCAACTGAGTAGTTACCACACATGTTTAAAGTAAATTTTCTAAAAAGTTTGACCTTTTTAAGGTATAATAACGTTATTATAAGGAGGAAAATCATGTCACATGAATACTTGATAACAATAAATTTTACAGAACCACTTGAAAATTTTATTATTTCCAATGAAAAAGTCTATTATCATGAACTTTATTATGACTCTTTAAAAATTAATCGAAATAATCTAACTATTAAATGTAAAAGACAAAAGAAAAAAGATGTCAATACCCTATTATTTAATTTTAATAGTTCTTTCAATAAGCAAATAAATAAATCATTAACATTCCTTTCTATTACTAATGGTTTTATACCAAACATAAAGAATATAATAGTCTCTGAACTAAACTTGCAAGGAAAAGAAATAACAAATTTCTCTACAGATAAAATAAATCAACCACTACAAACAAAGCTTTCGGACAAATTAATATGGGATTTAAGTGATGCAAAAATCCTATTAGAAGAAAATACTTTATCACATACTATTTTAATTTCTTGTATTTATTGGTTAAAAGCACAGGACTATGATTTAGAAGGTGGGAAATTTGAAAAGCATTGGAAGTCATTTAATACACTTTATACACATATTTCTCAGAAAACCACAGAGTTTGAGAAATTAGTATTTATGAGAGAGTTTATATGTACTCATAAGAATCTATTTCCAAGAAGCATTCAATTTATCTCAACAATTACTTCTACAGATATTCGCAATTTAAGAATAAGAGAAATGATTTTGAATGATTATACTAACGAAAATAACACTGCAGCTTTTGTACACTTCATAAAAAGATATGATGATAACAGGTTAAACACTATATTTAAGGAAACTCTCGTTTATAGACAAGCGTTTCTGAGATCTAAAGGACTTTATGCAGAGGTCGATAGCCATATAAATCATTCTATCGCAAGGAACCAAAAAAATGATGAACAATTATTAGTCTTTTATTTGATAAAGTATTCCTACTTTATTCGAAATAAATATTTTCATGCTGAAAAGATGGATTCAACCTTTCAGCTATTTAAAAATGACGAAATAGAAGAGCTTTCGTTACTTAATAAGATTTTTTCAATTTTTCTGCAAGAAATATTAATAGCACACTCACAATATTAGTGAAAGATATATTAAGTGATAGGTACCTGCTCCGGAAATTAACGTGAAAGTTTAAACATCCATGTTTGTTCAAATAATCATGAATGTTTCGCGCACAGGTACCTTTCGATTCACTACATATCGAGTAAATAATTTTTTCCTTCTCCGGCTTCGCAAAGTTTGCATTCAATAAGAATGAGTCCGGCTTTTTCTTTTTCTCTATTTCAATTTCAATTTTTAACGAGAAAAAATTATTTCGTGTTAACGCACGTACATGAATCGGCTGATCTGCTAATGCTTCCTGTAGCGATTCCACCGTATATTCGCCTTACTCATCGTACCAGAACATAACTGTACGAGTTTTTTTATGTAACTCATCCTCTATGCGATCTTTTAATAGCTCTAGAATATTCATCTTAAACCCTTTCTTCACTATTTATAATAACTATTTCTACCCTTACCATCTAATTCATCAAGATAACCAAATAGCTTTCTTAATTGACGCTTGTATCCCATTTTTTCTCTATATACTTTTGTACCAGAATTTAGATATTCTAAACGCATTTGAGCTAACTTTGCTAATTCTAATACATCGTACTTAGCTTTAGACATGATAAAGTCTCCTGTAAATTGACTAAATTCTACCTGCTTCGCTTTTTCGACTTTTCCTTCCCAACGATAAAGAGTCACCTTATCATGAAAAATATCGAGGTTATTTTCTTCAATAAGTACTCGGTAAATTAAATCACATTTTACATCAAGCGTTATATTAGTACGTTGTAATTCAAATGCTTTATGCTGTTTCTCCAAAATAAATACTACAATACCCATTAAAACATCAATCATTTGCAGTAATAAATCATTTTCTGAGGATTTTTGTCTAGCTTCTACAACTTTATATGCTTTCTTACGATAAGCAGAATGTGCATTCATTTGCTCAATGATTTTGCTTTCTAACTCAATTTTATCGTACTCACTATTTTCATCTATCACGATTTTAATAAACTCACCAGGTGATAAATCCCTTGTCATTCCATAAAAAAGTCGCTCAGTTATTTTCACATAAAATAATTCTCGAAGCTGCTCCATACTTACGGCCATTTCCGATGTTAACTGTTCAGCTTCTTGCTTATTAACAATGAAAATATTTAACTGAATAGGCTGTGATAAAATAAAATTCAATGCTTTAAAATATTTTTCGAAATTCGTATCTTGTGTATAATCGACAAAATGCATTTCTGATGAAGAATTTAACTCGTTATTCAACTCAGTTAAGTATGTTCTTATTACCTCTGCGACATTTTCCTCCATACCTAATACACCGTAATATGAATAATCAATCCCTGGTTGATCTAATTTATTAGATTCATCAAAGTAAATAATATATGTCATCAGTACCTCCCTTGACTTTACAAAAAAATGTGTGTATATTATAATAGGTTTACTCATATTATATATTTGAGCGTAATCTTTCCCCGCTGCATTAGCAGGGCTGGAGAAGCTCTTTACAGCACCTTTTCCCCGCTGCGTTAGCAGGGCTGAGGTGCTTTTATATTTTCCTATTTAAAATATCATCGATTGTGTAATCAATTTCTCTCATCGGTTCATCCTTGAGCTTTCTTTTAGCCATCAAATCTTTTATCACATCATTAAGTAATAGGTGCCTGTGCATAAAACTAACGTGAAAGTTTTAAAATTCATGTTTGTTCAAACAATCATGAATGTTTTGCGCACAGGTACCTTTAATATTCAAACATGATTTCTTACAAATCTAATCAGTACTCCGTACCACCAGTGTACCAGGGAAAGAAAGTAAGTTTGCAAGTATATGATGACCAATTATGGATTCATTATAACATGGAACTGATAGCTCAACACAAAATAAGTAATGCTAAACTCAATTATCAGGAAGCACATTATCGAGAAACAATATCAAAAGCGATGCCAAACTATCCGGATATAAATGATTTAGCAAAACGAAATTTAGCAGCGATTGGAGAAATGTATAAATGAAGCAGCATTTGAACACGAATTATCAGCAGCTCCTACAAAACTTTGAGTATTTAAAACTAAAGCAAATGGGTCTACATTTGAATGAAGTCATCGACTTTAGTATTAAGAACGAGCTTTCTTTTATAGACACACTTATTAAATTAACGAACTACGAAGTAGATGTACGTGAACAAAACATGATCCACGCAATGGTGAAGGTCGCTGCATTTCCACATTTAAAGGAAATGAAAGATTTTGATTTCGACTTTCAACCCAGTGTTAATCAGCAACAGTTACTCGATTTTCAAAGCTTACGATTTATTCAAGCAAATGAGAACATTGTATTTCTTGGTCCAAGTGGTGTCGGCAAGACCCACTTAGCCACAGCAATCGGTATTACAGCTGCTAAAAAGCGCACGAGCACGTATTTTATTAAGTGTCATGATTTAATCCAAAATCTAAAAAGAGCACGTATTGAAAATCGACTAGAAAGCCGTTTAAAGCATTATACAAAATATAAATTATTAATCATTGATGAAATCGGCTATTTACCGATTGATGCAGAAGACGCAAAGCTTTTCTTCCAGTTAATTGATGCACGTTACGAAAAGAAAAGTACAATTTTCACAACGAATGTGAACTTCAAGGCCTGGGAAGAAATTTTCCCGGAACCCAAGTTAGCAAACGCTATCTTAGATCGTATTTTACATCACGCGAGTGTCGTAACGATTACAGGTGATTCATACCGTCTTAAGCAACACCTTGAGCCAGTAAAAGAGTAATTTTGTACACTGTTAAACGAGCACAAATGTACATATTAGTGTTGACATTTATAGTTAAAACTCAAGCGGGAAAATTACATAGAGAAAGTAGTCTTTAAAGATTCAAATGTGAAAAAGCATTATACCGATTCTGTTATAAAAAAGCATACAGAGGTTTATTTATATAACTTCGACTTGAGTATGGAATATTTTCGTTCTTTATCCAAAGAACGTTTTAATGAAGTACTACAAGACTTTATTGATAAAAACTCGGATTTCACGGAAATTACCGATTTAACTTTAGTAAATGGGACATCCGGATATTATGTTATGGTGTTAGATGAATATTCTCAAGTGTATATTGGTACAAGTCGTGATATAAAAAAACGAATACAACAACATTGGACGATGCAAATGTATTTTGACAGAATGATTTTTGGGGATACAAATCACTCGATTTTATCAGTGAATAGTTTTAGAGCGTTGGATACCACAAGAATATTTGCATATGCTACATCTAATATTTTTACTCTCGAGGATCAATTCATGAATCAGTTTGAAAGTGAGTATTTGTTAAATAGAACCGCTGGTGGAGTTCTCGGAGGCTTATCTGAAGCAGTGGCGAAAAGGAAAATAAGGAGTTTACTATGAAAGGTGCTTTTGTGGCACACAAATCAGACACTTTTCAGAATTGTTTCCGAATTGTGTGGCACAAGTTGTGTGGCACACAGGTACCTAAATTACGATTTGGAAGGCCCGGGTCCTCACACAACTCTAGTTCAATTGCGTGTGTACCTGGTACCTGCTTTTATATAATAAGTACTTTCTATAGCCTTCAATTAATCTAAATCAACTTCAATACTTTCAAACTCTTTAAGTGTCTGGCCGTTTATTGTTTTCCATTCTACTAAGCCGTTCGCATTTCCACCGATAACGAATGATGCAGCATAAGAAGGACTACTCATCAGAACATCTTCTAGAAGTACATTATTTTTATCGATTTTTGCTTTTCGACGAGCATCTTTGACACGCAGAGGTATTGTTTTAGAATCAATTACTTCAATAGTACTGCCTTTGATCACTACAAATCCTTCACTTGTCCGTTTGC encodes:
- the istB gene encoding IS21-like element helper ATPase IstB, whose amino-acid sequence is MKQHLNTNYQQLLQNFEYLKLKQMGLHLNEVIDFSIKNELSFIDTLIKLTNYEVDVREQNMIHAMVKVAAFPHLKEMKDFDFDFQPSVNQQQLLDFQSLRFIQANENIVFLGPSGVGKTHLATAIGITAAKKRTSTYFIKCHDLIQNLKRARIENRLESRLKHYTKYKLLIIDEIGYLPIDAEDAKLFFQLIDARYEKKSTIFTTNVNFKAWEEIFPEPKLANAILDRILHHASVVTITGDSYRLKQHLEPVKE
- a CDS encoding DUF3800 domain-containing protein, translated to MTYIIYFDESNKLDQPGIDYSYYGVLGMEENVAEVIRTYLTELNNELNSSSEMHFVDYTQDTNFEKYFKALNFILSQPIQLNIFIVNKQEAEQLTSEMAVSMEQLRELFYVKITERLFYGMTRDLSPGEFIKIVIDENSEYDKIELESKIIEQMNAHSAYRKKAYKVVEARQKSSENDLLLQMIDVLMGIVVFILEKQHKAFELQRTNITLDVKCDLIYRVLIEENNLDIFHDKVTLYRWEGKVEKAKQVEFSQFTGDFIMSKAKYDVLELAKLAQMRLEYLNSGTKVYREKMGYKRQLRKLFGYLDELDGKGRNSYYK